From a single Miscanthus floridulus cultivar M001 chromosome 8, ASM1932011v1, whole genome shotgun sequence genomic region:
- the LOC136471901 gene encoding 11 kDa late embryogenesis abundant protein-like produces MQAGKTAMEATKEAAANLGASANAGMQKTRAAVQGQVEKATAHNASDRAVAEANQRERVRAAELEKQDAMRANEAAKERATGAATYQHPSQGAPGIVDASRQGYGGGAAPEGGHVEAGVGETRPIARATGTARPSAAHNPHVGSDVPQPRGTGGQYQ; encoded by the coding sequence ATGCAGGCCGGGAAGACAGCAATGGAGGCGACCAAGGAGGCCGCGGCCAACCTCGGGGCCTCGGCGAACGCCGGCATGCAGAAGACCCGCGCCGCCGTGCAAGGCCaggtggagaaggccacggcgcaCAACGCGTCGGACAGGGCCGTGGCGGAGGCGAACCAGCGGGAGCGCGTGCGCGCCGCGGAGCTGGAGAAGCAGGACGCCATGCGCGCCAACGAGGCCGCCAAGGAGCGCGCCACCGGCGCGGCCACGTACCAGCACCCGTCGCAGGGCGCGCCCGGGATCGTCGACGCCTCCCGGCAGGGTTACGGCGGCGGAGCTGCCCCCGAGGGCGGGCACGTGGAGGCCGGAGTTGGGGAGACCCGCCCCATCGCTAGGGCCACCGGCACGGCGCGGCCCAGCGCCGCCCACAACCCGCACGTCGGGAGCGACGTCCCGCAGCCGCGTGGCACCGGCGGGCAGTACCAGTGA